A single region of the Salipaludibacillus sp. LMS25 genome encodes:
- a CDS encoding DUF2564 family protein: MKNVTEDYNDIEQVELAIQAAERMVGQATMSMDATQLQNATQALEEAKQKLEEAKIINLNHDQWEYSNSRLNRLSNQVENAKD, from the coding sequence GTGAAAAACGTGACAGAAGATTACAATGACATTGAACAGGTAGAATTAGCCATACAGGCTGCGGAAAGAATGGTAGGACAAGCAACGATGAGTATGGATGCTACACAGCTGCAAAATGCTACTCAAGCTTTAGAAGAGGCGAAACAAAAGCTTGAAGAAGCAAAAATAATCAACTTAAATCACGACCAGTGGGAGTATTCCAATAGTCGACTTAATCGCCTTTCTAACCAAGTTGAAAATGCAAAAGATTAA